Part of the Temnothorax longispinosus isolate EJ_2023e chromosome 5, Tlon_JGU_v1, whole genome shotgun sequence genome is shown below.
ATGCATCCCTTTCTATCTCTCTGCGTTCCAGGCTTTCGAGGAACTCGAGGAACTACTAGGCAGATATAACATATGTATCGCCGTCAAAGAAAAGTTGGTGAAGGACTCCGGAGTCGCCAAGGAGGTCGCCTACGACAACATAGTTTTAAAATTGCTGACAAAACCACGAGCGAGaggtaaaaaatgtaacaaaatttaataaactaaacaagttttatttacaaagcAAAGTGTAGAAaacatgcaaaaattattctttcttattgttctcttttttttctcatgaTTAATTGCTCAATAGAACAATGCACATATttactgtatacatatgtatcagCACATCGCAAGTATACGTGTGTgtctgtatatacatatatcataatGCACAATCTTTGATTTAGAACGCGTTTTAAAGTGTTAATCCAAGGTACATGACAAATTCTCTCTtattctctctcactcttttCTCTCCTAAATTATAAATCCGATATATGCCGACCTGTGAATAAGCCGTGAAACCTTAGCTGACGTTTCTTCGATAATTAGCTTTTCGATGGGCTAAATGGCATTAAAAaggatttatatttaaattattgtcacGCCCTCATCCCAATGGTCCATTCGCAACACACCGCTCTTCTAGTCAACgtaaattatcttaaaatacaaACGAATCTCGAACGTGGGAAAGATACCAGTTACGAAATAGTATCGTATCGATGCTGAATGCAACAAAGACTCCGACTTTATTTGATCCGCTTCAGAGTGACGAAATGGATTCATTATCGAAATGGAAACGCGACTCATTCCAGACTGTGTCAGATCCAATGCGAAACTTGTTGAAAATCTGCAGAACTCACCTAACTCCTCCACTTCTTCCAAGCAAGACGAGCAAGCATTAAATTCTTGGCTTTCTTTGCAAGTAGTAAAACAAGCGCGGTTTAGATTACAGTTTTAACTGAATATTTGTACAAGTACATCTTCGAATAATCTATTAAGAAaatgatttgaaaaatatttcgatgcacaggaaaaatattaaaattaaaccaTCTCTTTTAATaactgtattattttaaataattttgtgttcAAAGCCAGTAAAGGGAGGTGACACTGGCATTTGCAATTCATTTTAACCAACGGAACGAGCTACCCTTCAATTACGATATCagtatttatacattttcgataaaaagtaaaataacatATGAAGAGAGAATTGCGATCAAATTACGatgaatatcaattttataatgagcttatttaaatattatcttatgtTACATGAGAgagataagataaataaaatttaaaccgtactatatttatacatgtcATTAATAAAACATGAGTTTTTCGACATAACTGTTACGCTTCGCGAGAAAAATCAAATGCGAGATGACAGACACGAATGATGAAGAAATGAGCGAGCATCCATTCCGCAGCAGCAAAATGAGAAATGGGGCAAAGTGAAAACGACTGTAAGGCGCATAAAAATTATGGTGTTGTCAGATAACTCTTTTCGCGTACGCTCTACCCGCATATGCacataaagaagaaatataattaatggcACAACGCTCTCTATCCACGTTGGAACGGTAATCTCGTTTTAGGGAAACAGAATTTAGCGACTCCGTCTGACAAGCGAAGCATGCTTTCTTCGCTACCTCagacgaataaatatttcatccaTTTAATCCATTCAACACGGTCCTGAACTTTGAGATCCCTCCCGAGACGACGATTTTTAGAATCTTTCGTACTTGAATAACTTTCgaccaacatttttttataaataattcacattttctctctcaaagagatatttttttaaagagctAACGTTGAGAGATTAAACGGTTCGTTAATATACGATCCCGTTCGAGAATACTTCTTTCTCTGTACGAGTTATTATTAGGTCAAGAGAGATATATACAGTgaaacagagaaaaagagagagagagagagagagagagagagagagagagagagagaaagaggaaaatatatagaaaccAGAACATCCCACAAGCAACAAACTGAGCATACAATGTATATTACCGTAACggaagtaattatattttcgaataGGATAGATGCAAAATTTTTacgcgtttaattattattgttatgattgatgaataaaattaaggtAATCTATtagaagtattttttataaatatatattatatatatatatatatatatatataattctcaaGAATTCTGTCCTTTGTTAAAATACGATTGTCGCGAGAAGataaatgtatatctataAGATTTTTTCCCAAACGTAAGTACCCTTACTTCTTCGATTCACATCAATTCGAATCTAAAATACCAATTTTATTCGAGTAAAGCATATATAACCTCGGCAAGGAAGATATCTGATTGTTTGAAATATACTATACTCCGTATCTACTATACTTCGAAGAGGAAAAAGTACCTCGCGATAAACATCTATTTTATGCAGAATTTCCTCGTGTAGACCCTTTGATAACCAAACCGTTTTCGATTGTGAAAGGTCGACCTTACGCTTCCTTTTACGCTCTCATCGATTCCTGCCTGTATAATCTTGATTCCCATGAGAATCACCGGTCGCGACATGAGACGTTTCATTGGCACTTTTTCAATAAAAGCTCGAACCCCTCTCATTTCGGGAGAATTTTTGCGATGCCGACAAGTtgtacgataaaataaaaccaaaCGGTGAAGATTTCTTTACCGCGATAATGAGGATGAGACACGAGATGAGAGAGCATTATGCCGCATGCGACTTTATGTGCCGCAGGCGATGTTTCCACGAGAAAATTTCCTCGACTTGTACTGCCGCAGGTTGCATTATCTTCGGCTCCGACCAAGAAGTCGCCGGGGTCATGAGGGCGGTCAGGCGTTGTAAAGCGACCGGCGTTTTTTCCTGGATCGGAAGCGACGGCTGGAGCGCAAGGGGATTAGTGAGTAACGGTAACGAGCCGGAAGTCGAGGGTACTCTATCCGTCCAACCCCAGGCGAATCCCGTTAAGGGTTTCGAGGAGTACTTCCTCAACTTGACCGTCGAGAACAATCGGAGGAACCCGTGGTTCGTCGGTAAGAGGCCGCCCAAAGGATGCTGGATCTACGATAAGAGCAGAACTTAGTGAATTCTAGCTTGCACAGCAAACGTAATGTACACGTGATATGCATTCGCACATACAGCTGCAGTTGCTAGTGAGAAGTTTACTTCGTTTACTTCAATATACGTCGATATATGTCGACAAACTTTAACTTACAATACTTATCACAAACGCCAGCTTGCTAACAAGTCGACTGTCATCTAACATTTTCCTATTAACGTGTTCGCTATCATCGGCTGCCGGACAAAATAATCGAAGCACAGTAATTCTGCTCACGATGTATTCTTCAGTAttcttattacttttatatatctttacgtattgcgtaattttttttactaaaataaaaaagtattacgtACAATATTTCCTTAAAATTGCAACTTTTCTctcgttaataaaatataacctTTCGCTAAGTTGTTCCGAGTCAATCCATATCGAGTTActtgaaataatgaaaaccAAGTTTTCATGTTGATTCCAGAATTTTGGGAAGACCATTTTAAATGCCGATATCCAAACTCGCCTCGGACACGATATAACACAAATTACACGGAAACTTGCACGACAAAAGAACGTCTCACCAAGCAGAATACGGCTTTCGAGGACCAACTACAATTTGTCTCCGATGCAGTAATGGCATTCGCTTACGCTTTTCGGTAATTGGAAATTTCTCTTTAACAGATTGgacaagtttttaaaaattttcgtatatgcgtgtgtatatgtattgagAAAATTGTGAGAACAAAATATGCTATTCTTCTTTCTGTCAGAGATATGCATCGTGACCTTTGCCAGAGAAAGGCAGGGTTGTGCGATGAAATGAAACCGACTAAAGGAACAACGCTTTTGCAATACCTGCGCAAGGTGGATTTCGAGGGTAAGCTGACAAAGCGTTTCCTTTAGAAAAGGTTTTAAAGTGCGATTCTAGTCAttggaatttttattgtaaatcgATACGACGTGTCTATCTAGTATCTACTATTCTACTCGATGCTCTCGcgtaaaatgaaattaaataaaagagatgATAGATACTTGGACTATATTACCGTGATTAGCTACTTATATGTCTCGATCAAGTTTTCATGGTACTCATAGGCGATCGAACGACTACGTTTAAGGTCTAAGCGGAGACAAGTTTAGATTCGACAAGGACGGCGACGGACCAGCGCGATACAACATCATACATTTCAAGCAAACCGAACCGGGCAAGTACAAGTGGATTCGCGTGGGCAAATACCTGGAAGGCGAGCTGCGACTAAACATGTCGGGTAAGCTcgtatattttcatattatgaGACACGTCCTATCGCGCTTGGACGTGTCCAttctataatattctattaggTACTGTCCGTACGTTCTGTTCTATACATCATCGCCGTACATGTATTTGTTTTAGAAATCCAATTTAAGCTCGGACATCCTCAACCACCCGTGAGCGTGTGTTCCTTGCCTTGCGAGGTCGGTCAAGCAAAGAAATATGTCGAGGGTGAGAGATGCTGTTGGCATTGCTTTAATTGCACTCAATATCAGGTACGTTAACGACGTGTTGTTAAGGAGATAATTAACCGTCtgcttatatttaatatttgactcgctcttttatttttaataaaaaaacaatatatccTCGAGTCGCAATAATGAAAAAGTGTCTAGTTTTACACGCATTTATTTAGCAAATATTTCGCGATATAATAGGTTTCGAAACGTATCACATATTGCTTTTGCCCAAGTTCTCGTGAATGCGTGTCAGATggagataaaagatatttatgtgATTTCTTTTATAGCGTGTTGAATGATTCGTCCGTTTATATACTCCTATCTTTTCATAACTTCTTTATACCGTTTTGTGTTATATGGGAAAAAGTAATAAGATTCTTTTACGAATAATAAcgcataatattttaacgcgACAGAATAATCACATATCtcagggaaaaaaagattagaacGCATAGATAATCGcggtgtaaaaaaattgctgatgcaaaaagaaaaggacttaaattacatataaatgatATGAATTTGCAAACTGAACCTCACTAGATGAGGAAATATCTAATtcaactattttatattttaagaattttactCTGTTGCTCAAGTAGATACGGGATTCCAACGACGAGACGCAGTGCAGTCAGTGTGAACGAGGTACGCTGCCGGATGAAACACATTCGATGTGCCAGGATGTTCCGGAAGAGTTCCTACGTCCGGAAAGTGGTTGGGCAATAGGTGCGATGTCTTTCTCTGCCACGGGAATTTTGGTAGGTATCTCTCGTATTCTTCCCAAGATTATTTTCCTGAAATAGAGAGTTCTTGAATCACTTATATTTCGCTTATATCTCAAAATGCAATAATCATATCACGTGTTTTATGTATTGTCGTTTTACATGATTTAGTCACATATGTTttgtgtgaaaaaaaaaacaggtgACATTATTTGTCTGCGGCGTTTTCCTCAAGCACAACGACACGCCTGTCGTACGCGCGTCTGGGCGAGAACTGTCTTACGTTCTTCTCTTGGGAATTCTACTCTGTTACCTCGTCACATTCACTCTGATATTCAAACCCACGCACATTGTCTGCGGTATtcaaaggtaaaaaaaaaaagacccTATGAATCTTTTCGGGTGTATTTTCTACGAGTTTCTGACGCGACGGCATTAATCTCTTTGTTCCTGCCAGACTGTTACAGTTAAGTCGGTAAATTACATTTCTCGCGTACGATCAATGCTGTCCAAGTAAGAGTGGCAGTTTTACTAGTTTTACATGGTTCAAGCAGAATCTAATTCCAACTTATTTTCctactttctttttaatacaatttatcacGGTACAGTGAGTGCAAAAAATTTCCCTTAAACAATATCGCGTGGCGGAAACGGAGGTAAAAGTTTAGAGAAAAGTAACATAATGAAATTGTATCTTTACATGCATCGAGCTAGAACCAGAACTAGAAGTACGAATTATGCGGAGAAAGCATTTCTTAATAGAATGCTTGTTGAGAAAAACGGAGATACCACTTTTTATTTCTGCTGACAGATTCGCCGCAGGCTTCTGCTTCACGGTAGTATACGCAGCTTTATTAACGAAGACCAATCGAATCTCAAGAATCTTCAACGCCGGGAGTGCAAAGAGGCCGTCCTTCATATCACCGCGGTCGCAACTTATTATCTGCTCCGGATTGGTATCCGTGCAgatcttaattaatatagtttGGATGATCATCGACCCTGCTAGAGCGATGCATCATTATCCCACGATGGAGGACAATCTACTCGTGTGCAACAACTACATCGACACCAGCTATATGATCGCGTTTACATATcccataatattaataattgtgtgTACTATCTACGCCGTCCTCACGAGAAAAATTCCAGAAGCTTTCAACGAGAGCAAGCACATCGGTAAGTTTACCTTTTTATCGTGATATCCGTGTTCTTACACCACGTTGtgcatattttgttatattcatACAACGTGTTACGTGTTCTTtcgcaattaaaaaagaaacctcgataaagaataaaaataaaaacagcatTGTGTTCTTTTTTACATACGCCATGTAGATGCAATATTAATGCATTGCAATGCTGTGTCTAGCACTTGTCATGACAAATACAGCTTgctgagaaaaaaagaaataataaggGTAATATTCggataaagattatatatgtatgcaattGTAATATGTAAAAGATGGAGATTTAACATGAAATGAAAGATGCTGTATCTCTCAATTCTATGATAATGATAACGACGcgcaaaagaatatatatagcgTCCTTAAgaaataacatttctaattcagGTTTAACGATGTACACAACATGCGTCATATGGCTCGCTTTCGTACCTTTGTATTACGGTACCGGAAGCAACGTCGCACTAAGAATTACCTCGATGTCTGTAACAATCAGTCTTTCTGCATCCGTAACGGTGGTTTGCCTCTTCAGTCCAAAGGTAAAGCTGACACTttgaaatatctgaaaatgttTGTGTTTAAAACGTGTGATTAAATGCTCAATTATTGCAACTCTATTGAAATTTCAAGCGCGCTCAGTGATCATACGTAATGGCAAATCAAATCGAATTTGGATTAATATAATCGCggtgtatttagaaattttaagaaGCTAAATATTTACACTCGCCTTAATAGTTTTCTCAAAATATACGTTAGATGAAAAAacggatttaaaaaaatgcattttagcttatataatttatcgcaAAGGAATTCacgcattattatttatatgtgcagctgtatattattttaatccgGCCCGAGAGAAACGTACGTCCGACTGTGAGGGCAGGAAGACCCAACCCGACGAAAAGTTCGGCGATAACTGTTACAAATGCCTCGAGTATGATGGGACCGGTGACGGCGACGACGGTTCTGACAGCCGCTACTTGCGACCAGAATAAAGCCATCAAGAAACATATCGCGTCCACCATGGACTGCTCCACTCAAAGCGAATGTAAATACGGTCCCCGAGCTCTCTGTTCAATTCTCAGATAATTTGATTATCATTTTAACgtgttctttattttcttcatttacaTATTACGTTCTACAAATCATGTACAGCTCCCTCGCGTTTTTGTTCGCAGATTACGAAATGGAATTGAAAGAACGGAAAAACGGGGAGTCGCTGACGACGTGCATTTCGCGATCAACGCAAACGACTGCCAACGAGAAGGAATTTGTGACCGTCGTGAcgagtaataaaaaatcaccGGACGTAATCGTGTCCGCGAGTAACATGGAATCAATAAATAGCACAACGACGAAACGACTCAACAGCAATGCGAGGATAGGCAATGGACCGCTTTCTCAAAGCGACGTCTCCTTGTAGCGGAAGGTAGAACTGTCAATGGAATTAACTGTTAGTTTAAAACCGATCTCGAAGAATCCCGTTACCGTTTGATTTATTCCATTGTATactgtatgtatatacgaCTAGATCTGCACCGACGCATTTCTCAACATAACGAGGTagataattagataaaatactgaaaattattttgaaaattattttcaagcaaTTTATCGTCAGACGCCCCTCGTCAGGGTCCGACAGCAAAATGACAACAACCAGACGCCAATTTGTCGGGTAACGCGTACTTAAAATTATCCGTACTATTAGATTAGAGTTGAGTGAATCTGAAgtagaagaaatttattatatacgtattgtACGACGTGtcgaaaatatgtatatcctGAGATGCATGATATATGCGTTACAAACTTATAATCGTAAGTTACATGTAAGACGacaaataaacataaatgaGCGTACAATGAAAGAGTATTAGAGTTAAAGattgttttattactttatataattatataataataattgtatacatTAATgcatgcaattattattatatatttatattaagtaatatataatgtacacttaatataattatattaagtaataatgtgtgtgtgtgtgttaccttataattgtataataatgcgTGCAAcgaagaaatatgtataatttatagatttattatgatatatttttcactacATTCACTTCATCACATTTACTGTTgcttaataaatacataacgTAACTAATTATCAATTCTTTCggaaaaatttccaaaattatGATTCTAAGGAAAACAAAAGTCATATTAATTTCGCTCTCATTTAACGAATAAAATAggtagatatttaatattatgtgGTTTTTATCTTCTACCcttttatcaaaatgtttattaacattgtaaatttaaaattcttattcgttttttttttatttcaaattattacttaattttcattttcattaaattatattgtaagaTATTAGTCGTTGTTAAAGAtacatatctttaaaaaaatctctgATTCAATATTTCCCGTAAATGGCCACATCtcgatatttacataatttcgaCATTTCTTGCCGTCTAATATGCCTagtcataaaaatatagatgtttaaatataatttatcaacaaaaatTATCCTGTTTGAAACAGaagtaatatcttttaacatatatgtatgaacgtaaatatttaaaagtactttcatttattagataataaattcgtaaattttctaagaaaaattagcatttaaGCGTAATGTTCATATTGCTATACacgttacatttaattattgtaaatatatatttgtaaatatgtaaacttAGGAGTGAATCTAACATAATGTATACTTCACGcgttgtttaatattaaataaaatgtattttagaaatattaggctaatattatgatattaaatttattgattaggAACATTTTCTGCAAACTATAGGAATTGCTCTTCGTAGAAAGAATATGTGCAAATTGCGTAGTATTATAACCCGCAATTTTGTAGTAGCGCAAATTTGATTTTGCAAAACGTATAATTCTTGTCATTatcagaatataattaaatatattatagaacaGGATTCTTATTGACGATATGGTGGAAGACTGTATTTTATGTAAGACTAGATATATTCCATTCGTGTTAAACATATCGTCtctagatttaaaaaaaactactttatattttgctgcgaaaatttttcaacactGCATTCGATTATTTACAATTGCCATCAATTTATCTGTGATTTGTTTGTATACGTGTCAAAAGAAACGTACTTAATCAATTGATGCAtacttgtaaataattatcactaTGCTTGAAGTATTTCAAATTCTCTGTATATGTACGGACATTAACATGAAAGTACAGCTATGTTAAATTGTGCTTCTTCAAAATATAACGcgtgtcaatttttttatttttgtcattagGCTTATATAGATAAGCCTGATATTCACTGCACAATTTAGTATATACGTACATTTAAATCGTTCGTTATatacgtaaaatttataattttaatagtaaaaaaacCGTAATATTAAACTAGGAAAGtattgagaaagagagaataaaatttagcaTTCGCATAATATCGTAttgagaaaatttttcaatgtacATTTGTTGTACACTTTACTTAAACAATAACTTAACACATTCACTGCCCACGTGCCTGAGATAGACTCTGTCTCGATGTGAAGATTTCGCTGCAACAGTCACTAtgtaaaaatgacaattaGTTACTTCTTTTAACTGTTTTAATTAGTCTTTTTGTGTTACGCATATAACGGTTTAGAAACTGATCATAGAGCCGCAGATCCGATACGCGGGCAATGGATATGTTAAGAttgataaaaatctaaattatatatgtaaaagccAATATGCGGGAAAATGTCGACGTTCCTCGACAAGTATTCATAGTTATACGTAcgcatgtacatatataaatacactaTAAAGGTGGATAATTGTACATATGCGTATATaataacgtatataaataagaatttatcgTGGCTCGTatggaatttaattataatatcctGTTATGACAAAACCGCATGAGTGATTATGCGACGTATAAATTCCAAAATGCAATGCAAAAACACACAATgtcaaaaataacatatattatatatacgtttcacgcgatttgaagatattttaaatacattataaattaaaatagaaaggaGATAGTAATAGCGTGATGTACTCATCAAAATGaaagttgcaaaataaaatcgacGATGTAATTGCTGCGTAccatttctcttttctaagaCAAATTTTTgtggagaaaagaaaaacacttTAGTCAgcatgattttatttttcttaatgcGGCTTACAATAAGTATAAGACAATTcaaagatatcatttctttttaaaagctACAAAGATTAcagaagaaatgttttttctaaCATTAAAATCACAGAAGataagagaaaaggagaaaaaaaggaaaagagaaagagacagagtaTCCAAACGACTTGGTATGCCACAAGGGGTTTCACCTAATTCATTCTCGGCTATTCCCAACTTGTCCCATCGACCATTAGTGAATCAGTAGCAGATCCTGAAAATCCCGATTAGACGTATGATTGATGACTTGTATTTCAAACTATAAaagtatgtgtgtatatgtgtatgtgtgtat
Proteins encoded:
- the Glurb gene encoding metabotropic glutamate receptor B isoform X2; this translates as MKFLLLALLSCICSADDRRFKSIKQWARKIDISKTDNITPIPLLNKYVDLMTDTVRLRHHDDRMSIRLSHFRDELHHPIRHRRHQFRSMEPNGLVHDFSWPIKKEAVVEGDLVLGGLMMVHEREDTFTCGPVMPQGGVQALEAMLYTLDILNQREIVPGVKIGAHILDDCDKDTYGLEMAVDFIKGSISNIDGAEYHCNKTAVRKVISGVVGAASSVTSIQVANLLRLFKIPQVSYFSTSPELSNKQRFEYFTRTIPSDHYQVKAMVDIVLTMGWSYVSIIYEESNYGIKAFEELEELLGRYNICIAVKEKLVKDSGVAKEVAYDNIVLKLLTKPRARGCIIFGSDQEVAGVMRAVRRCKATGVFSWIGSDGWSARGLVSNGNEPEVEGTLSVQPQANPVKGFEEYFLNLTVENNRRNPWFVEFWEDHFKCRYPNSPRTRYNTNYTETCTTKERLTKQNTAFEDQLQFVSDAVMAFAYAFRDMHRDLCQRKAGLCDEMKPTKGTTLLQYLRKVDFEGLSGDKFRFDKDGDGPARYNIIHFKQTEPGKYKWIRVGKYLEGELRLNMSEIQFKLGHPQPPVSVCSLPCEVGQAKKYVEGERCCWHCFNCTQYQIRDSNDETQCSQCERGTLPDETHSMCQDVPEEFLRPESGWAIGAMSFSATGILVTLFVCGVFLKHNDTPVVRASGRELSYVLLLGILLCYLVTFTLIFKPTHIVCGIQRFAAGFCFTVVYAALLTKTNRISRIFNAGSAKRPSFISPRSQLIICSGLVSVQILINIVWMIIDPARAMHHYPTMEDNLLVCNNYIDTSYMIAFTYPIILIIVCTIYAVLTRKIPEAFNESKHIGLTMYTTCVIWLAFVPLYYGTGSNVALRITSMSVTISLSASVTVVCLFSPKLYIILIRPERNVRPTVRAGRPNPTKSSAITVTNASSMMGPVTATTVLTAATCDQNKAIKKHIASTMDCSTQSEYYEMELKERKNGESLTTCISRSTQTTANEKEFVTVVTSNKKSPDVIVSASNMESINSTTTKRLNSNARIGNGPLSQSDVSL